From the genome of Tenrec ecaudatus isolate mTenEca1 chromosome 1, mTenEca1.hap1, whole genome shotgun sequence:
TGTTCATTTCCAAGGGGGTCATGGTGATAGATTTTCTCGAAGGATAGATTCTACGCTTATTCGAAAGTTATTCCACAGACCTACGTGGAGGATATGCGGAGAAACAATTGGCTCACATTTTGGACCAGTTCTTGTATAGTAAAGGTTTCTACTTTGGAGCAGTCCTGTGTGATGACCAGTTGGTGCCTGCATGGTTTACTTGTAAAACCAAGCTCACCgccattgggttggttctgactcacagcaacgctgtaacacagagaactgcccctgcgggcttccaaggctgtgaatctttacaagaacaaaaGCCTCTTCTTGCTCCTCCTGTGGTTGCTGgtcggtttgaaccactgaccttgtggtttaccACCCaaattgtaacccactatgccaccagagctcctgatatATCTCTggattatttaaattttcttctgaCTAATATTCTGTCACTTCACATTCTTCTACATGAGCAATAGAAAGATTAGAAAAAGCAATgtgttttgattaaaaaaaaaaaaaacccaacatttttCAAAGGCTTTGACAAGCTCATGTCCTAGCCCTTGTCAGCTGAGagtcagttcagaaggttatCGCCATCCCACGCTGAGGTTGTGGGTGGGTGGGATGAGTagggaggagaaaggggcagCGTTCACAGTCATGGCCTGAACCCTTCCCTGAGGGGCCTGAAGTGAGAAGAGGCTGTGGTAACTGTGGGCAAGTGCCAGCCCCCTCTGGCCTCGGTTTCTCCATCTGGGAGGGCTCTGGGCTCCTAGCAGGTGTTTGGAGAAAAGACGATGACCATTGAGCAAATGCATCCTGAAAGTGCTGCCCATGTAAGCACGGTGACCCCAAGTCTGCAGTGCCCCTGCCCCAGCTGGCTGCCAAGGCTCAGGGCCAGCCAAAAGCACATCCCTGCGCCCCACACCTTTCTGGGCCCAGGCAGACGCTGCTGAGAGCTTGCTCAAGAACAGAGGGGTCCTCCCCATAGCGCCCAGCCCTTGAGTGTCTCCCCTTCCATCCCCTTCCTCTCCTTAGCACCCGGGGCCAAGAAGGGACATGGAGATCTCACACAGTCCTCACCAggtgccagcccctctccctgagcaggtgtccttgggtggcacacatggtgttgtgctccactcttagctgaaaggttggcagtacgcacctacccagaggcacctcagaagacagccctggccatctgctccccaAACCTCGCAGCCTCTGGGGCAGTTGTGCCCGAAACACCTGgcatcaccacgagtcagaattgactcagcagcaatGAACAACAGTACCTGCACAGTTTTCTGACAGCTTCGTCTGTCAGACTTGGCGTCTGTCAGTGCTGTTTCGTTGAGCCCCGTGATACAATGGGgagggcttggctgctaatggaaaggctggCCATTTGAGCCCCACCAGCAGTTCCTTCCTTGGGAAAAAGAATTGACAATCTGTGTCCATAAAGATTGGCTTTTGTGTTTTTCTAAGTTGCCGTTgagctggttccgactcacagtgtaggacagagtagaagggccccatggggtttcccagcTTTACGTTTGAacagaagcagccagcctcagctttctccagaggggaagttggtgggttcacactgccaaCATTTGAATGACCCCTGAGAGCTTAAACCGCGGGGCCAGTGGGACTCCTTCCATAATGACAGCCTAGGATGTCCGGTGGGGCAggtctccgctgtcctacggggtcaccatgagccagaaccaactaaCTAGCCAGCCGTGGGGTTTGTGTGTGCACACAGTGCTTCATATGTCCTTGAAACCAAGAGCTTCATACATGTTGATTTAAACATGCCATCCAGGAAGGCTCTCTTACCACCACCTGCATCTACAGATGTGAGAGATGAAGCACAGGAGGCCACCGAGGTCAGTGGACTGGGCGAGCCGTCCGGAGGGGGAGGTAGGCAGCACCTCCCAGCCTCTGTGGGCTTGACCAGCTCCCCCGCAGCATTGTCTGAGTGCAGGCCCCGGGGCCCCTCTGAAGCCAGGGGACTTCGGACTTGGGTCTCAGGCACACACGTCCTGTCTCACCATGTTGTGTCTTTTCGGTGGCCTGAGGACAGGGCGATTGACACTGTTACCACCCTTGGGCACATTCTCTGGGCCCTGGAACCTTTTCTCATcctccatgaaagagacctggttTTATTTCCAGCCCACACCCCTAACTCCCAGACACTAACCCCctcctgtcagtggaggctttctAGTTGAaatggtttcagtggagcttccagagtaagacagaTTCGGGAggcctgaaaatcagccaatgaaagtcGCCTGGATGAGGCAGCTAACATTGCTCACTGGGGGGCCCGTGGGAATCCACATTAGCATTATCTTGGCCCAGCCACACTTATCAGCCCTTATAGCGGTGTGCTTACTACACAATGAGCTCCTTAAGGATGGGAGATTGTCTTTGTTTGCCCTGCCGTAAGGTGTCTGGTGATCAATAGGCACGCACTAAATGCTGATTGAATCAATGAACTGGAGATGAGGTGAACTGGCTGCCCAGAGCAGCACATCACTGGGATTAGGAGCCGGTTTACCCAGGAGAGCCACTCCCACCCTCAGGTGTACATTCTAGGAGTTGGCCCTCCAGGTCAGTTCCCTCATCCAGCCCTGAACTCCATGCCGGCCACACTGCTTTCACCATGACTCGGTTCTCCTTGAATTTAGCCCCTGACTGAGCCTGcccagtcggcagtttgaaaccaccagctgctccacgggggaaagagcagctttctactcccatgaagtgtTCGTCTCTGAAACGCTTAGGGGCGGTTTTACCCGGTGCCCTGGGCTCACTATGAATTGACCtagactcagcggcagtgagctTGACTCTGTCTCAAGGAGCTAGGTGGTGATGTGGGTTAAAGATCGGACGCCCACCCACTCATCAGAAcgacgaggctgtctgcgcctGTAATGCTAGACCGTCTCGAGCACCCTATGCAGTGTCCCTATGAATAGGAACTggcttgatgacaatgggttgggtctgaccctgAGCTCCTGACCTTTCCTGCTCCTGGCCTTCTATGCTGGGGTACCTAGAATGACCCATGGTGtctagatccccaggcctgctgccCCTCAGTGCTCCCCTCTTTCTTGTCCCAATTGGCCCCATGGACTGTAGTCTCAATCCCAAGGGTATGTCTGAACCAGAATGGCTGAACCAAGTCAGCACCAGGATTTAAAACTCAGGGCACTGATTGGGACTCTCCAGATGGTAAACCTGGATGTAATGGGATCAGCTGGGATGTGGTGAGATGGGGCAGAGATGGCCAACTTAGGACCTAAAGGGTTTGTGGGATGGATtagaccagtctctcttgcagggtgAGTGATATTGTATTTTCATGTTTCAATTCCTCTACTCACCCCTTAGGCCAGCTCATCCGTGGGCCGCACCAGTAGTTGACCCCTCAGCTTCCGGTTGAAAGCTTGGCAGTTTGACCCCACATCTTGGAAAATGGGCCTGGCGATCTGTTTCTTAAAGGTCATAACCTGCACACATgggtctactctgcacacacgggtcaccatgagtccaactccttggaaacccacagggcactacCCCCTCTTGTACGCGCTCACGGCGAGTTGGAACCCACTGGGCGGCTGTGAGTTTGGAGTACTCGTGAAGCCTGCATAAAGTGGCTCTCAGAGTAAATACTGTGAAGATCAAAACAATGGGAACACCTTTTCCCAAGAGTGCTGTGTAAATGGCTGCGCCTATTGACGTAGAGTTGTCTCTTTCTGTCTGCAGTGCTCAGAGTTTGATGTATTTTGAGAGTCACTGATTGGGTGTACAGGTATTATGATGATGTCCATGTATTCAATTGACCCTTTATCCTATCATATCCTTACTCGTCTCTTGTGCtggtttttacttttaaaatctaGTTTATCATTAATTAATATTGCCACATGTGCtcttttttatcatttgtttGATATCTTTTTTCACTCTTTGATTTttttagcctatttttgtctttggCCAAGGGTTTGTCTCTTGTAGACAGCGTATTGACTGAGTTctattttcttatccattctgctatCCTCTGCCTCTTGACTAGTGCATATCATCTATGCATATTCAGTTTAATTACCAGTAGGTATAAATGTATTTCCGTCACTTtgctttgtggtgtgtgtgtgtgtgtgtgtgtgtgtagtagggGGAGTTTGCTGCTGGTTTCTTTGTTTCACATAATTTTCTGTGTTGAGCTCATTTCGTTTGTGGGTTTTCttatcattttcttcattgttgttTAAAATTTACTAAATCTTCGTATTTCCCTTCTCTTTTCGTTTGATGAGAAGGTCTATTAATTTCATAACTTCTCTAAGTTTAAGCAATCTATTCTATCTTGATATTTATTTGACTTCCCCACCAGCAAGTGCAATCTTAACATctgtctatgagttagaattgactgcaTAGGAGTAGGTTTTTTTGAATAGCAACTATCTTGGCTCTACAATAAATAAATGGTATTAGCATACTAATAAAAATGTACGTATTAGCTATTAGTTTTCCAGTTTTAGGAACAGGATGTAAAAGTCAACAAACTTGAAAATGCAAAAATCAAGAGGCGGCTGGCAgaggcagtcaggaaatcaaggtTGGCGGCTGGGAGGACGCGGGAAGAAGGTGGGAGAGGACTGACGACCTTCATAGTCTgctgtagctgacaagacactggCAAAAGCCGAGGGTACAAGGTGTTAAGGACTAAGCACGTTGCTCAAATTTgcaaaatcaacaaaaagaatggGAAATAATGTATTTATCAAAAATTTTGGAGGTGGCTTGGAATGCTAAGCAAGGGAGAAACAAGCTAAATTCTTCCTAGGTTGAGCTGGGAACAAATATTCTTAAGAAATCAAAGAAGCACAAGCATATTGTTTATGTTTTTGGAGATGAACAATCAAAAGTGCTCCTGCAGGTGTCCAGTGACTGGCAGCCCGAGACTACCATTTCATGGCCTATATGAATCTGCCAGGCCCGCTTCTACCTGAGTAAGTgactggtggggaggggaagcttcccctatcaccaacccccattgtttgcatAAACAGTatccagtcacttaaaggtttaatctgtataagtcaacaattcatatactaTGGTCTGAAGccagcctatacttgtataatttccttttctcaatggtgttttaaattctacaccattggctaaattaataacaCTATCGATAGAATTATCTTATGCCCCGGGGTTGATTTCTAATGTTCTCTTTCATAAAATTATAATGATAGGGGATGGGCAACTAATAATTATGAgtacaagactgaagaaaatgttctaaaacagacTGTGGGGATGACTggacaattcttcttgatgtgaatgaactattggactgtatgatatgtgcattGCATGCCCTTAAAACAgttgaaaaagaacaaataaaatgatgagagagtgaaccagaggcatatataaaccatagctatatgaatggatttggggcttgcacttaattctagccccaatctaagaacaattcgttcttatgacatggccctgctgattactcatcctcatgaagagatccctggagagatgggtgccatagcaaagtggagcgcagaaaccagatggtgaccagctataaGAATAGAATCTTGCTCTTTCCCTGTCCCCGCCGAGCTGTGCGGAGGCGGAGGCTCCGGTGTGTTCAAGATTCGGTCCCACCTGTAACCTACCTCCATGGCCGAGGAAGGCATTGCTGCTGGAGGTGTAATGGATGTTAACACTGCATTACAAGAGGTGCTGAAGACCGCCCTCATCCACGATGGCCTAGCACGTGGAATTCGCGAAGCTGCCAAAGCCTTAGACAAGCGCCAAGCTCATCTTTGTGTGCTTGCATCCAACTGTGATGAGCCGATGTATGTCAAGCTGGTGGAGGCCCTATGTGCTGAACACCAGATCAACCTCATTAAGGTTGATGACAACAAGAAACTAGGAGAGTGGGTGGGCCTCTGCAAAACTGATAGAGAAGGAAAACCCCGGAAAGTGGTTGGTTGCAGTTGTGTGGTTGTTAAGGACTATGGCAAAGAATCTCAAGCCAAGGATGTTATTGAAGAATACTTTAAATGCAAAAAATGAGCAAATAAAACTTTGCTAATTGTTCTAgttctaaaaaacaaacaaacaaacaaaaaagaatagaatcttgggtcttaaaggcttgtcttcagacAAGTAGAcatgtgaggcatcaactaagttcacatggaagaagcacaccagcctgtgtgatccaaggattgtaaataagaaaatccaaatctgaaggagggaatggcatcagagcttaaattgtgaacacctggtttgcagaagaataCAGGTGACAGCAGAAGCTCAGAATCCGTTTGTAGAggccccacatggatgaagcctccggCGAGTCACCTCTGACCACAGCTGAGGGAGGTGAGCAGccttgctctcaggcagagcaCTGTGAAGTCAACCCTGGCAGATGCAGTTAGCTTAaattcttatcatttgatctccttttgacattttaaaaatattttctgccttcttttcaatGGGGAGTTCTCTGTTTTGTCTAGTTATTGATGAGGTTTTTGTAGCTTGTTTGTTTACTTCCCAtctgtgttttatatgattttctgtatatgaaatccagggtaagcAAATCTAGAGTCAGTAACTGGATCAGTAATTACTAAGGGACACAGCAGGGAGTATGGGGGAATGGAGGAGCGAACGAGTacgtgaagaaaatgttctgaaattgcgtATCGCTCCCCACAACTTGACTACGATCAAGTGTGAAATTGTACACCTCTTCTTAATACGATTCGATGCTTAATCGTATGACatctgaagtatatgccaatcaaACTATTAATTAAAGAGGAAGACGTGCTCTTtggagaggggaagaagggggtgggAGATCATTGCTTCTCATTGCAAATCCTTCTTTGCATCTGACGTTGTACCACAGACCTGTCTGAGGTCACACGCACATTCCAAAAAGGCTCTCTAAGAAAGCTACCCAGGGGCTCGCACTGGGAGCCCTCAAAGCCCCAAGACCAAGAGGCAGGGCCAAATGTCCAAAGAATGGCTTAGACTTACCTTGCAGAGGAAGCAAAAAGTGTTTCCAGGAGGTGTTGAGCCCCTTGGTGGCTGGGGTGTCACATCTCCTAATGAACATGCAGGAAGTGGCCAAAACGGGCCGGCAGCTTCTCACCAGAGTGGACGGCAAAAGCTTGTTTCCTTTCCACAACAGATGCAAGGCTG
Proteins encoded in this window:
- the LOC142437412 gene encoding small ribosomal subunit protein eS12-like, whose amino-acid sequence is MAEEGIAAGGVMDVNTALQEVLKTALIHDGLARGIREAAKALDKRQAHLCVLASNCDEPMYVKLVEALCAEHQINLIKVDDNKKLGEWVGLCKTDREGKPRKVVGCSCVVVKDYGKESQAKDVIEEYFKCKK